A single window of Mycolicibacterium aurum DNA harbors:
- a CDS encoding LLM class flavin-dependent oxidoreductase, whose amino-acid sequence MQHGVSSHSVGMWRHPLDKVGWDYASPPYWEHLARTLERGLFDAVFLADELAPYNSFEDSSDATLRYAVQAPTHEPAALTPIVTGATTHLGVGITLSTAFEHPYSMARRLSTFDHLSGGRIAWNIVGSYSPSEFAAYGQEMPDRSVRYERIAEYVDLCCRLWDSWQPDAVVADRESGIYAHPEKIREVVFEGRHFRCRARHFVAPSPQGRPVLWQAGASEQGRQFAASTAEAIFAIQPTVESMRDYSDDIRRRVSAAGRDPEAVKLYYGAQVIVGATEAQARDKAEYLQSLLRPEASLAMLSGQLGVDFSTFDPSTPLDQIPVPGIQGVKDALVATGAGDTVTVGEAADIYAFRFSMPQVIGTPESVADQLEVFLDDGGADGFMLLATYTPGCFEEFVDQVVPELQRRGRYRTRYPGRTLRENILSD is encoded by the coding sequence ATGCAGCACGGGGTGAGCAGTCACTCGGTCGGCATGTGGCGCCACCCGCTCGACAAGGTCGGCTGGGACTACGCATCCCCGCCGTACTGGGAGCACCTGGCCCGCACGCTGGAACGCGGGCTCTTCGACGCGGTGTTCCTGGCCGACGAGCTGGCCCCCTACAACTCGTTCGAGGACAGTTCGGACGCCACCCTGCGCTATGCGGTCCAGGCGCCGACGCACGAGCCGGCCGCACTGACTCCGATCGTCACCGGCGCGACAACGCATCTCGGTGTGGGTATCACCCTGTCCACGGCGTTCGAGCATCCGTACTCGATGGCACGGCGGCTGTCGACGTTCGACCATCTCTCAGGTGGGCGGATCGCGTGGAACATCGTCGGCTCGTACTCTCCATCGGAGTTCGCGGCGTACGGGCAGGAGATGCCGGACCGCTCCGTGCGGTATGAGCGGATCGCCGAGTACGTGGATCTGTGCTGCCGCCTGTGGGATTCGTGGCAGCCCGACGCCGTCGTCGCCGACCGCGAAAGCGGTATCTACGCCCACCCGGAGAAGATCCGGGAGGTCGTCTTCGAGGGTAGGCATTTCCGTTGTCGGGCAAGACATTTTGTCGCACCGTCGCCGCAGGGCCGACCGGTACTGTGGCAGGCCGGCGCCAGCGAGCAGGGCCGACAGTTCGCGGCGAGCACCGCCGAGGCGATCTTCGCGATACAGCCCACCGTCGAATCGATGCGCGACTACTCCGACGACATACGCCGCCGGGTGTCCGCAGCCGGCCGTGATCCGGAAGCGGTCAAGCTCTACTACGGCGCGCAGGTGATCGTCGGCGCAACCGAGGCGCAGGCACGGGACAAGGCCGAGTACCTGCAGTCGCTCTTGCGGCCCGAGGCGTCGCTGGCCATGCTCTCGGGCCAGCTTGGTGTCGATTTCTCGACTTTCGACCCCTCGACTCCGCTCGACCAGATACCCGTCCCCGGAATCCAGGGCGTCAAGGACGCCCTGGTAGCCACCGGAGCGGGAGACACGGTGACGGTGGGCGAGGCGGCCGATATCTATGCGTTCCGGTTCTCCATGCCCCAGGTGATCGGGACACCGGAGTCGGTGGCCGACCAGCTGGAGGTGTTCCTCGACGACGGCGGAGCGGACGGCTTCATGCTGTTGGCGACCTACACACCGGGGTGTTTCGAGGAGTTCGTCGACCAGGTGGTGCCTGAGCTGCAACGGCGCGGACGCTACCGCACCAGGTATCCCGGCCGGACGCTGCGCGAGAACATCCTTTCCGACTAG
- a CDS encoding guanine deaminase yields MTQLHLGHVFHVAGSPALTGAASALVSIPDGALAVDGSGRIVFCGERAALPPEFDGAEVRDHRPGFLLPGFVDTHIHFPQTFAGDSYGGGQLLEWLEHCIFPSESRFADPEFAARAAVEFCDRRIAAGTTAAMVFGSAFPHAQDALFAETRRRGLRIVSGRGIQTVGPDSAAALITSEEDALRLTRDEIDRWHAADTGDVATALLHVAIVPRFSLSVTTHTLKDLGELYDSVRDRGVYVHSHLNENNRPGTGEVASVKQMYGVHTYLDTYDGKFGPGSSVGGKSLLGRRTILAHCVHCEDSELERMAETGTSIAHCPVSQLFLGSGTMPWKRTVASGVNISAGTDFGGGDEWLIARVVADAFKVHMGEDGDAAVAMHPAEMLFLGTLAGARALDMEDRFGNFDAGKEADFVVVEPARVPALAGAINHGVRSSDRERATEQTLFALLMGLREPAITEVYVQGRRLHEERSSR; encoded by the coding sequence ATGACCCAGCTCCATCTCGGGCACGTGTTTCACGTCGCAGGCAGTCCCGCGCTGACCGGCGCGGCCTCCGCGCTCGTCTCGATCCCCGACGGCGCACTGGCGGTCGACGGATCCGGCCGCATCGTGTTCTGCGGTGAGCGCGCCGCGCTGCCGCCCGAGTTCGACGGTGCCGAGGTCCGCGACCACCGTCCGGGGTTTCTGCTACCGGGATTCGTCGATACCCACATCCATTTCCCGCAGACCTTCGCAGGTGACTCCTACGGCGGAGGTCAGCTGTTGGAGTGGCTCGAACACTGCATCTTCCCATCCGAGTCGCGGTTCGCCGACCCGGAGTTCGCCGCACGCGCCGCGGTGGAATTCTGTGACCGCCGCATCGCCGCCGGAACCACCGCGGCCATGGTGTTCGGTTCGGCGTTCCCGCACGCGCAGGATGCCCTGTTCGCCGAGACGCGACGCCGCGGTCTGCGCATCGTCAGCGGACGCGGCATCCAGACCGTGGGCCCGGACAGCGCGGCGGCGCTGATCACCTCGGAAGAGGATGCGCTGCGTCTCACCCGTGACGAGATCGACAGATGGCACGCCGCCGACACCGGCGATGTGGCCACAGCCCTGCTCCATGTCGCGATCGTCCCGCGCTTCTCGCTCTCGGTCACCACGCATACCCTCAAAGACCTTGGTGAGCTGTACGACTCGGTGCGTGACCGCGGCGTCTACGTCCACAGCCACCTCAACGAGAACAACAGACCGGGTACCGGAGAGGTCGCCAGCGTCAAGCAGATGTATGGCGTCCACACCTATCTGGACACCTACGACGGGAAGTTCGGGCCGGGATCGTCGGTCGGCGGCAAGAGTCTGCTGGGACGCCGGACCATCCTGGCCCACTGCGTGCACTGTGAGGACTCGGAACTGGAACGCATGGCCGAGACCGGCACCTCGATCGCGCACTGCCCGGTCTCTCAGCTGTTCCTGGGGTCGGGCACCATGCCATGGAAGCGCACGGTGGCCTCCGGTGTGAACATCTCTGCCGGAACCGATTTCGGCGGCGGCGACGAATGGCTGATCGCCCGGGTCGTGGCGGACGCGTTCAAGGTGCACATGGGTGAGGACGGCGACGCGGCAGTGGCCATGCATCCCGCCGAGATGCTCTTTCTCGGCACACTCGCGGGGGCGCGGGCACTCGACATGGAGGACCGATTCGGCAACTTCGACGCCGGCAAGGAGGCCGACTTCGTGGTGGTCGAACCCGCCCGGGTGCCCGCGCTGGCCGGTGCGATCAACCATGGTGTCCGCTCCTCTGATCGTGAAAGAGCGACGGAGCAAACACTTTTCGCTCTGCTGATGGGATTGCGCGAGCCGGCGATCACCGAGGTGTACGTGCAGGGCAGGCGCCTCCACGAAGAGCGGTCGAGTCGATGA
- a CDS encoding LLM class flavin-dependent oxidoreductase: MHLLGFVQHGVMNHASTMWAHPRDKVGYHWSRPEYWRDLGRTMERGLFDAMFIADELAPYTTYKGNSDPVVKFAGQCPVHEPASVVPIVGAFTKHLGIGITLSTSFVPPYMMARQLSTLDHLTGGRVGWNIVTSYSKSEFQAMGKENLTPRDKRYEVVEEYMQLLYQLWDSWDDDAIVYDRENGVFADPAKVREVDFQGEFFTSKGRHFVAPSPQKRPVLWQAGSSEQGRDFAAKHAESVFGIFPTPKSMRAYADDIRTRASDAGRDPESVKLIYGLQTIIDRDKSRANDRYAEFVEKVQIESALGILSGHTGFDFSTLGLDDNVVDADVQGIRGLFDAILEAKDGAPVTVREAAQIYGVSMGAPVAVGTPSDVADQMEQYVDEGGCNGFMMLATDVPGCFTDMTELLVPELQRRGRFRTRYPGTTLRESLQEY; the protein is encoded by the coding sequence ATGCATCTGCTGGGGTTCGTCCAGCACGGCGTCATGAACCATGCATCCACGATGTGGGCACACCCTCGCGACAAGGTCGGCTACCACTGGTCGCGCCCTGAGTACTGGCGCGACCTCGGAAGGACCATGGAGCGTGGTCTTTTCGACGCCATGTTCATCGCCGACGAGCTCGCGCCGTACACCACCTACAAGGGCAATTCAGACCCGGTGGTGAAGTTCGCCGGCCAGTGTCCGGTGCACGAACCCGCCAGCGTGGTGCCGATCGTCGGCGCATTCACCAAGCATCTCGGCATCGGCATCACGCTGTCGACGTCCTTTGTCCCGCCGTACATGATGGCCCGGCAGCTGTCGACACTGGACCACCTCACCGGCGGCCGTGTCGGCTGGAACATCGTCACGTCCTACTCCAAGAGCGAGTTCCAGGCAATGGGCAAGGAGAACCTCACACCGCGTGACAAGCGTTACGAGGTGGTCGAGGAGTACATGCAGCTGCTGTACCAACTATGGGACTCGTGGGATGACGACGCCATCGTCTACGACCGGGAGAACGGCGTCTTCGCCGATCCGGCCAAGGTGCGCGAGGTCGATTTTCAGGGCGAGTTCTTCACGTCCAAAGGCAGGCACTTCGTCGCACCCTCGCCGCAGAAGCGGCCAGTCCTGTGGCAGGCGGGATCCTCCGAGCAGGGCCGCGATTTCGCCGCCAAGCACGCCGAATCTGTCTTCGGCATCTTCCCCACACCCAAGAGCATGCGTGCCTACGCCGACGACATCCGCACCCGTGCAAGCGATGCCGGCCGCGACCCGGAATCGGTGAAGCTGATCTACGGCCTGCAGACCATCATCGACCGGGACAAGTCCCGGGCCAACGACCGCTACGCCGAGTTCGTCGAGAAGGTGCAGATCGAAAGTGCGCTCGGAATCCTGTCCGGCCACACCGGATTCGACTTCTCCACGCTGGGCCTCGACGACAACGTGGTCGATGCCGACGTGCAGGGTATCCGCGGGCTGTTCGACGCGATCCTGGAAGCCAAGGACGGTGCACCGGTGACGGTACGCGAGGCCGCACAGATCTACGGGGTGTCGATGGGGGCGCCGGTGGCCGTCGGCACACCGTCCGATGTCGCCGACCAGATGGAGCAGTACGTCGACGAGGGCGGCTGCAACGGCTTCATGATGCTGGCGACCGATGTCCCGGGGTGCTTCACCGACATGACCGAGCTCCTGGTTCCGGAATTGCAACGACGGGGCCGGTTCCGCACCCGCTACCCCGGAACCACGCTGCGAGAGAGCCTGCAGGAGTACTGA
- a CDS encoding FAD-binding oxidoreductase, with protein MGLEDRESVRILRDVLDVGDGSDTVIGRFYTRWFAVDMSARDLFPPDMAKQRRVFGQAMCWLCDELIAQRAEEPVAFLAQLGRDHRKYGVTSGHYATLQDALLTTLRSALSDRWDRRLGEAVNDVVDLVVGVMSGAADAETSPPFCDGTVLEHLRPTRDVSVVRLRMDHAVAYHPGQYVPVQIPQWPRRWRYLSPSIPADPAGYIEFHVRSIPGGMVSTAIIGETRPGDRWRLSNPHGAMEIDRDGGDVLMVAGSTGLAPLRTMIMDLTRFGENPRVHLFFGAKYPCELYDLRTLWEIASTNPWLSVTPVSELNFDPPWAADYPDVTPPRGLHVRQSGRLPEVVTRYGNWGDRQILVCGRPEMVQATKAALIAKGAPAERIQHDPLAN; from the coding sequence GTGGGCCTCGAAGACCGCGAATCGGTGCGCATCCTCCGGGATGTGCTCGACGTCGGTGACGGCTCCGACACGGTGATCGGCCGGTTCTACACCCGCTGGTTCGCCGTCGACATGTCAGCCCGCGACCTCTTTCCCCCGGACATGGCGAAACAGCGCCGGGTATTCGGCCAGGCCATGTGCTGGTTGTGCGACGAGCTCATCGCCCAGCGGGCCGAGGAGCCGGTCGCCTTCCTGGCCCAGCTCGGCCGGGATCACCGCAAGTACGGTGTCACCTCCGGGCACTACGCGACACTCCAGGACGCCCTGCTGACCACGCTGCGCAGCGCGCTGTCCGACCGCTGGGACCGCAGACTCGGCGAAGCCGTGAACGACGTCGTCGACCTGGTGGTCGGGGTCATGAGCGGCGCCGCGGATGCGGAGACCAGCCCGCCGTTCTGCGACGGCACCGTGCTCGAACACCTGCGCCCCACCCGCGACGTCTCGGTGGTCCGGCTGCGGATGGACCACGCGGTGGCCTACCACCCGGGGCAGTACGTGCCGGTACAGATCCCGCAGTGGCCGCGCCGGTGGCGCTACCTGAGCCCGTCGATCCCCGCCGACCCGGCCGGATACATCGAGTTCCACGTCCGCTCCATCCCGGGCGGCATGGTCAGTACCGCGATCATCGGCGAGACCCGCCCGGGGGATCGCTGGCGACTGTCCAACCCGCACGGTGCGATGGAGATCGACCGCGACGGCGGCGACGTGCTGATGGTGGCGGGCAGCACCGGCCTGGCGCCGCTGCGGACCATGATCATGGACCTGACCCGGTTCGGCGAGAATCCCCGCGTCCACCTGTTCTTCGGCGCGAAGTACCCCTGTGAACTCTATGACCTGCGCACCCTGTGGGAGATCGCGTCCACCAACCCGTGGCTGTCGGTGACACCGGTGTCGGAGCTGAACTTCGACCCGCCGTGGGCGGCCGATTATCCGGACGTCACACCGCCGCGGGGACTGCACGTACGCCAGAGCGGCAGGCTGCCCGAGGTGGTCACCCGTTACGGGAACTGGGGCGATCGGCAGATCCTGGTGTGCGGCCGACCGGAGATGGTGCAGGCGACCAAGGCGGCGTTGATCGCCAAAGGTGCGCCTGCCGAAAGGATTCAGCACGATCCCCTGGCCAACTGA
- a CDS encoding GtrA family protein, with amino-acid sequence MPVGRESRAGLGLSPVRFHRWCEHVIAHLPLGLDRIPPTLLGFCLINSFTFGVDLALLVSLRGGLGVPYPVAVTVAYACAFGLSYALNRYFNFRSHAPVGPQLAVYVVVVVVNYVAFILAVSTLLTIWGVDYRIARVIAGGCEAVYMYCALRWIVFRKS; translated from the coding sequence GTGCCGGTCGGAAGGGAGTCGCGCGCCGGGCTCGGCCTGTCCCCGGTGCGATTCCACCGCTGGTGCGAGCACGTCATCGCTCACCTGCCCTTGGGGCTGGATCGGATCCCGCCCACCCTTCTGGGCTTCTGCCTGATCAACAGTTTCACCTTCGGGGTGGACCTGGCGCTGCTGGTCTCGCTGCGCGGCGGTCTGGGAGTCCCGTACCCGGTGGCGGTGACCGTGGCCTACGCGTGCGCCTTCGGGCTGAGCTACGCGCTGAACCGGTACTTCAACTTTCGGTCGCATGCGCCCGTCGGGCCGCAGCTGGCGGTCTACGTCGTCGTGGTGGTCGTCAACTACGTCGCGTTCATCCTCGCCGTGTCGACGCTGTTGACCATCTGGGGCGTCGACTACCGCATTGCCCGCGTGATCGCCGGCGGCTGTGAGGCGGTGTACATGTATTGCGCGCTGCGCTGGATCGTGTTCCGGAAGAGCTAG
- a CDS encoding heat shock protein transcriptional repressor HspR, translating into MGGFAVSRGEDARTFLISVAAELAGMHAQTLRTYDRLGLVSPQRSSGGGRRYSQRDVDLLREVQRLSQDEGVNLAGIKRIIELTNQVEALQARVRELSSEVEHLRAQPRPKSTALVVWQPRHQR; encoded by the coding sequence ATGGGCGGGTTCGCTGTGAGTCGCGGTGAAGACGCCAGGACATTTCTGATCTCGGTGGCCGCCGAGCTGGCCGGTATGCATGCGCAGACCCTGCGCACCTACGACCGGCTCGGCCTGGTCAGCCCGCAGCGCAGTTCGGGTGGCGGACGCCGATATTCACAGCGCGACGTGGATCTGCTACGTGAGGTCCAGCGCTTGTCGCAGGACGAGGGCGTGAACCTGGCCGGTATCAAACGCATCATCGAGCTGACCAATCAGGTCGAGGCGCTGCAGGCGCGGGTACGCGAACTCAGCAGTGAGGTCGAGCATCTGCGTGCCCAACCACGGCCCAAGAGCACCGCGCTGGTGGTGTGGCAACCGCGTCACCAGCGCTGA
- a CDS encoding VOC family protein has protein sequence MSIAHVLGVIPVRDIATSRQWYASLFGRPEDNNPMPSLVEWQVLPGAWVQVFHDEDRAGSTLLNFAVDDLAGHVAQLRERGLEPSDISDANKGVQLSRVTDPDGNIIGLIGGFRVEY, from the coding sequence GTGTCCATCGCTCACGTACTCGGCGTCATTCCGGTTCGCGACATCGCCACCAGCAGGCAGTGGTACGCATCGCTGTTCGGCCGGCCGGAAGACAACAACCCGATGCCTTCGCTGGTGGAGTGGCAGGTGCTCCCCGGCGCCTGGGTGCAGGTGTTCCACGACGAAGACCGAGCGGGATCGACGTTGCTCAACTTTGCCGTGGACGACCTGGCCGGCCATGTCGCGCAACTGCGCGAGCGGGGCCTGGAGCCCAGCGACATCAGCGATGCCAACAAGGGCGTCCAGCTGTCCCGGGTGACGGATCCCGATGGCAACATCATCGGGCTGATCGGCGGCTTCCGTGTCGAATACTGA
- a CDS encoding antibiotic biosynthesis monooxygenase, whose product MTSASAVTVFHRNDDDRTGFEVWAAELLASARSAAGHLSGYVSDLDDPHMDWAVAVTFADEDQLHSWLDSPARRDMLRDGQTRGFWCGSGDLVLTDAGPTSAGVGVFRHAVTAGKEGEFRRMQARLSTAAVAFPGYEGTVLIPADREGEWLSIIRFRTGPHLSAWMRSAERTEALAGLRSTLSEDFATISNTTPFGTTVRIEDGRTLMTPNWKSVMLVLLVLYPTVMLLSRFLGPVVDEAGAAPWLGLWISQVVSVSAMQWWLMPAVSRPFRTWLDPVDGAGVRTSLAGAGVILALYAVTFTVFATVHDLQFWDYAN is encoded by the coding sequence ATGACCTCGGCATCCGCGGTCACCGTCTTCCACCGGAACGACGACGACCGGACGGGATTCGAGGTGTGGGCCGCCGAGCTTCTGGCGTCCGCCCGTTCGGCCGCCGGCCACCTCTCGGGTTACGTGTCCGATCTCGATGATCCACATATGGATTGGGCGGTCGCGGTGACGTTCGCCGATGAAGACCAGCTGCACTCCTGGCTCGACAGCCCGGCGCGACGCGACATGCTGCGGGACGGGCAGACGCGGGGCTTCTGGTGCGGCTCCGGGGATCTGGTTCTCACCGACGCCGGACCGACATCGGCGGGCGTCGGGGTGTTCCGGCACGCCGTCACCGCGGGCAAGGAGGGCGAATTCCGCCGGATGCAGGCGAGGTTGTCCACGGCCGCCGTGGCCTTCCCCGGTTACGAAGGCACCGTGCTGATCCCGGCCGACCGGGAGGGCGAGTGGTTGTCGATCATCCGATTCCGCACCGGGCCGCATCTGTCGGCCTGGATGCGCTCGGCGGAGCGGACCGAGGCGCTCGCGGGATTGCGCTCGACGTTGAGCGAGGACTTCGCGACGATCTCGAACACCACACCGTTCGGCACCACCGTGCGCATCGAGGACGGCCGCACGCTGATGACACCGAACTGGAAATCGGTGATGCTGGTGCTGCTCGTCCTGTATCCGACCGTGATGCTGCTCTCCCGGTTTCTCGGTCCAGTCGTCGACGAGGCCGGTGCCGCACCGTGGTTGGGTCTGTGGATCAGCCAGGTCGTCAGCGTCAGCGCGATGCAGTGGTGGCTGATGCCCGCGGTGTCCCGGCCGTTCCGCACGTGGCTGGATCCGGTCGACGGCGCCGGGGTCCGGACCTCGCTCGCCGGCGCCGGCGTGATCCTCGCGCTGTACGCCGTGACCTTCACGGTGTTCGCGACCGTGCACGACCTCCAGTTCTGGGACTACGCCAACTGA
- a CDS encoding sodium:solute symporter family transporter, producing MRSLRKESFVFHPSDLSPGLGIALMLGLGAFMFVVASTVRTMVKNTHDFVIADRRIGFGFGVGSVIAVWTWSMAVMMSSAQAYTFGISGLIWFVVPNGLAVMVMVPFALKLRRQMPAGYTIVEFIRERFQNRPATTVMLVAMLLGLLAEIFINLFGVVLVTGVVFGLNPTVVLIVTLGTVTVYSYFGGLWTSAITATFNTLLITVPAAVVVLYVLAKVGGPDVIFQKVGEAGPNTLNAFDGQAAAAFGISLALGLLASTMADQTFWQKAWALKPATMGRTFVWAGLWFYPIPIAMGLLGLVALAFNLNVEDLGAAGPGGVGPYVVSNLGLPLILIALYVLIILNACYSTIDGAFSALSSVVAVDILKRAKPDIAPKSLFRWTKASIIIAGVLGGIVVSSGIDYVELVNTVYFIKAALIIPLGLAIFWRRMTSTAFVTSLLLAIAIGYPVREYVGELPGIITLEAISLVAAVGISLLSKQSFDFDSLKSRRGALSEDKRQAAAADRDEDLDPVR from the coding sequence GTGCGCTCACTTCGCAAGGAGTCCTTCGTGTTCCACCCCTCCGATCTGTCGCCCGGACTCGGTATCGCCCTGATGCTCGGTCTGGGCGCGTTCATGTTCGTGGTCGCATCCACGGTCCGCACCATGGTGAAGAACACCCACGACTTCGTCATCGCCGACCGGCGCATCGGTTTCGGATTCGGCGTCGGCTCGGTCATCGCGGTGTGGACCTGGTCGATGGCCGTGATGATGTCCTCCGCGCAGGCGTACACCTTCGGCATATCGGGCCTGATCTGGTTCGTCGTCCCCAATGGCCTCGCGGTCATGGTGATGGTGCCCTTCGCGCTGAAGCTGCGTCGCCAGATGCCGGCGGGCTACACGATCGTCGAGTTCATCCGGGAGCGCTTTCAGAACAGGCCGGCCACCACGGTGATGCTCGTGGCGATGCTGTTGGGACTGCTCGCCGAGATCTTCATCAACCTCTTCGGCGTGGTGCTGGTGACCGGCGTGGTGTTCGGCCTCAATCCGACGGTCGTGCTGATCGTCACGCTGGGCACGGTCACGGTCTACTCGTACTTCGGCGGGCTGTGGACCTCGGCCATCACCGCGACGTTCAACACCCTGCTGATCACCGTGCCTGCGGCCGTCGTCGTGCTGTACGTGCTGGCCAAGGTCGGCGGTCCCGACGTCATCTTCCAGAAGGTGGGCGAGGCAGGGCCCAACACGCTCAACGCATTTGACGGTCAGGCGGCCGCCGCGTTCGGCATCTCACTGGCGCTGGGTCTGCTTGCTTCGACGATGGCCGACCAGACGTTCTGGCAGAAGGCATGGGCGCTCAAGCCGGCCACCATGGGCCGGACATTCGTGTGGGCGGGGCTGTGGTTCTACCCGATCCCGATCGCGATGGGTCTGCTCGGGTTGGTCGCGCTGGCCTTCAATCTCAATGTCGAGGATCTGGGCGCCGCGGGTCCCGGTGGCGTCGGCCCGTACGTGGTGAGCAATCTCGGGTTGCCCCTCATCCTGATCGCACTGTACGTGCTGATCATCCTCAACGCCTGCTACTCCACGATCGACGGCGCCTTCTCGGCGCTGTCGTCGGTGGTGGCCGTCGACATCCTCAAGCGCGCCAAGCCCGACATCGCCCCGAAGTCGTTGTTCCGCTGGACCAAAGCCTCGATCATCATCGCCGGTGTCCTTGGCGGCATCGTGGTCAGCTCGGGCATCGACTATGTCGAGCTCGTCAACACCGTCTACTTCATCAAGGCCGCGCTGATCATCCCACTCGGATTGGCGATCTTCTGGAGGCGCATGACCTCCACAGCGTTCGTGACCAGCCTTTTGCTGGCCATCGCAATCGGATACCCCGTTCGCGAGTACGTCGGCGAACTACCCGGAATCATTACCCTGGAGGCGATCTCGCTCGTGGCTGCCGTTGGTATCAGCCTGTTGTCCAAGCAATCATTCGACTTCGACTCGCTGAAGTCGCGCCGCGGCGCGCTGTCCGAGGACAAGCGCCAGGCCGCTGCGGCGGACCGCGACGAGGATCTGGATCCGGTCCGATGA
- a CDS encoding aldose 1-epimerase yields MDEFETVTLRDPSSPLTATYAPRIGMVGTSLSDDGVELLGQRKGLYAYVSNHKTMGIPILYPWANRLSSNGYGVDGSVVTLTPGTGGVRTDEHGVPIHGFLAASDEWTVTTLLESQLTAELDFAARPGLLASFPFPHLLTLDITLADRTLTVTTTVTATTGSRVPLCFGFHPYLQLPGVPRAEWTIEMPEMQYRPVNAWGIPTGAMEQRPASTEVLGTKVFDDGFDEVAAGSVFAVSGGGRRIEVHFDEGFSAAQVFAPINDDVVCFEPMAAPTDALRRGGYREVQPGETAVTRFRIKVS; encoded by the coding sequence ATGGACGAGTTCGAAACCGTCACGCTGCGCGATCCGTCGTCGCCGCTGACCGCCACCTACGCCCCCCGCATCGGTATGGTCGGCACCTCGCTGTCCGACGACGGCGTCGAACTGCTGGGCCAGCGCAAGGGTCTGTACGCCTACGTGTCCAATCACAAGACCATGGGCATCCCGATCCTCTACCCGTGGGCGAACCGGCTCAGCAGCAACGGCTACGGCGTCGACGGCTCGGTGGTGACGCTGACGCCGGGCACCGGCGGGGTGCGCACCGACGAGCACGGCGTGCCGATCCACGGTTTCCTGGCCGCCTCCGACGAGTGGACGGTGACGACGCTGCTGGAATCGCAGCTGACGGCCGAACTGGACTTCGCGGCGCGCCCCGGACTGCTCGCCAGCTTTCCGTTTCCCCATCTGCTGACGCTGGACATCACATTGGCCGACCGCACCCTCACCGTCACCACGACGGTCACCGCCACCACCGGATCACGGGTTCCGTTGTGCTTCGGCTTCCATCCGTACCTGCAGCTGCCCGGCGTGCCGCGGGCGGAGTGGACGATCGAGATGCCGGAGATGCAGTATCGCCCGGTGAACGCGTGGGGCATTCCAACCGGGGCCATGGAGCAGCGGCCCGCATCCACAGAGGTGTTGGGCACCAAGGTGTTCGACGACGGCTTCGACGAGGTCGCCGCCGGCTCGGTGTTCGCGGTCTCGGGTGGCGGCCGCCGCATCGAGGTGCACTTCGACGAAGGCTTCTCCGCGGCACAGGTTTTCGCGCCGATCAACGACGACGTCGTGTGCTTCGAGCCGATGGCCGCTCCCACCGATGCGCTGCGCCGTGGCGGCTACCGCGAGGTGCAGCCCGGCGAGACCGCTGTCACCAGGTTCCGCATCAAGGTCAGCTGA
- a CDS encoding GAP family protein — protein sequence MSGTWGSILTELIPLALVVALSPLSIIPAILVLHTPRPKPTGLAFLAGWVLGLAVLTGVFLELSNLIGGIGTEPPSWASWLRIVVGAALIVFGVYRWATRTKSEHMPGWMTRMSTLTPAKAGVTAVVLTVVNVKVLLICAAAGLAIGSSGINTPAVWAAEVWFVVIAASTVALPILGYAVSGDRLDPALNRLKAWMERQHATLVAAILVVIGLLVLYKGIHALTG from the coding sequence GTGTCGGGAACCTGGGGATCAATTCTCACCGAGCTCATTCCGCTGGCGCTCGTGGTCGCTCTCTCCCCGCTGTCGATCATCCCGGCGATCCTCGTCCTGCACACTCCCCGACCCAAACCGACCGGGCTGGCATTTCTGGCCGGTTGGGTACTCGGCCTCGCCGTGCTCACCGGCGTCTTCCTGGAACTGTCGAATCTGATCGGCGGCATCGGCACCGAACCGCCCAGCTGGGCGTCCTGGCTTCGCATCGTCGTCGGCGCCGCGCTGATCGTCTTCGGCGTCTACCGCTGGGCGACCCGCACGAAGTCCGAGCACATGCCCGGCTGGATGACGCGCATGAGCACGCTGACACCGGCCAAGGCGGGTGTGACGGCGGTGGTGCTGACCGTGGTCAACGTCAAGGTGCTGTTGATCTGTGCCGCAGCGGGTTTGGCGATCGGATCGTCGGGCATCAACACACCCGCGGTGTGGGCTGCCGAGGTGTGGTTCGTCGTGATCGCCGCTTCGACGGTCGCGCTGCCCATCCTCGGCTACGCCGTCTCGGGCGACCGGCTGGACCCCGCGCTGAACCGGCTGAAGGCCTGGATGGAGCGGCAGCACGCGACGTTGGTCGCGGCGATCCTGGTCGTCATCGGTCTTCTGGTCTTGTACAAAGGAATCCACGCCCTGACGGGGTAG